One Mangifera indica cultivar Alphonso chromosome 4, CATAS_Mindica_2.1, whole genome shotgun sequence genomic region harbors:
- the LOC123212924 gene encoding kinetochore protein NDC80 homolog gives MRGANRRRPTESFNQPPPPQPTPDLYGSRFGGSRDSDASFASSRPSSAGIGRVSIATDLYSDRSHQSSAIRAINAFLSSHSFQILLPPKQVPSVKDIMEIIKFLVTKLDYPSTAKFEDDLFVILKSLNCPIKINKSTLRSPNSPHNWPSYLALIHWLVQIASYTNHLLNSSSSFAENNSMYLYALESYLNYIRGDDDSVEELDKEFIGKVEKERDSVSDNVIELEKKVKELEEKKAEPTEREKLEKEKSVLEEDVNKFNAMIAEFNTRIEKMEKVVQGKEREMADKVEEHKRICEENEELKKRVELQTFNARDMERMRRELQAVERDIGDAETARNAWEDKNWDLDALLGQKFKELEALSMECNHAIRRLKLGIDIQYVLNAKGSTPAEVMGIDCKSTLKPALESFADDIKKSSMAKYEELISLQQQSSEMATKIEGKRIRIGALQSHIDEMEAQLNLFKKEMQEHVYRCAAESRKMADDVKLEAQNLDMVEKEAAEVLKVSELKLKEAIRQSEEEIQIRACELFALVDSVSKYKEYMESKISDMKGSLSETALTVSEAYKNSLPPQVGKTFDASS, from the exons ATGAGAGGCGCAAACCGACGTCGTCCCACGGAATCCTTCAACCAACCACCACCTCCGCAGCCAACGCCCGATCTCTATGGATCTCGATTCGGTGGTTCACGCGATTCCGATGCCAGTTTTGCCAGCAGCCGCCCCTCGTCCGCCGGCATTGGCCGCGTCTCCATCGCTACCGACCTCTATTCGGACCGGTCCCACCAAAGCTCAGCTATTCGCGCCATCAACGCCTTCCTCTCCTCGCACTCGTTCCAGATCCTTCTACCTCCCAAACAAGTCCCCTCCGTCAAGGACATAATggaaattatcaaatttctcGTTACGAAGCTCGATTATCCTTCTACAGCTAAGTTCGAAGACGATctgtttgtaattttgaaatccCTAAATTGTCCTATCAAGATTAATAAATCTACGCTTAGGTCACCGAATTCGCCTCACAATTGGCCTTCGTATCTGGCTTTGATACACTGGCTGGTGCAAATCGCATCGTATACCAATCACTTATTGAATAGTTCGAGCTCATTTGCTGAAAACAATAGTATGTATTTGTATGCTTTGGAGagttatttgaattatatacgAGGAGATGATGATTCTGTGGAGGAATTGGACAAGGAGTTTATTGGGAAggtagagaaagagagagatagtGTAAGTGACAATGTGATTGAATTGGAGAAAAAGGTGAAAGAATTGGAGGAAAAGAAGGCAGAACCaacagaaagagagaaattagAGAAAGAGAAGAGTGTTTTGGAGGAGGATGTGAACAAGTTCAACGCGATGATAGCAGAGTTTAATACCAGGATAGAGAAGATGGAGAAAGTAGTGCAGGGGAAAGAGAGGGAAATGGCAGATAAAGTGGAGGAGCATAAGAGGATTTGTGAGGAGAATGAGGAGTTAAAGAAGAGAGTGGAGTTGCAGACATTTAATGCACGTGATATGGAGAGGATGAGGAGAGAGTTGCAAGCGGTGGAAAGAGATATTGGGGATGCAGAGACTGCTAGAAATGCTTGGGAAGACAAAAATTGGGATCTTGATGCTTTATTGGGACAAAAGTTTAAGGAACTTGAGGCACTTTCGATGGAGTGCAATCATGCTATCAGAAG GCTAAAACTTGGCATTGATATCCAGTACGTCTTGAATGCGAAAGGTTCTACTCCTGCTGAGGTAATGGGTATTGACTGCAAATCCACACTTAAGCCTGCCCTTGAGTCCTTTGCTGATGACATAAAAAAAAGCTCGATGGCAAAATATGAAGAGTTGATTTCCCTGCAGCAACAGTCATCTGAAATGGCTACCAAAATTGAGGGAAAAAGAATTCGTATTGGTGCACTTCAATCCCATATTGATGAA ATGGAAGCCCAGTTGAACTTGTTCAAGAAGGAGATGCAAGAGCATGTGTATAGATGTGCAGCAGAATCCCGAAAGATGGCAGATGATGTTAAATTAGAAGCTCAGAACTTGGATATGGTGGAAAAAGAAGCAGCTGAGGTTCTAAAG GTCTCTGAATTGAAGTTGAAGGAAGCAATCAGACAAAGCGAAGAAGAAATTCAGATACGGGCTTGTGAACTGTTTGCACTAGTTGACTCAGTGTCAAAATACAAAGAATACATGGAGTCGAAGATTTCAGACATGAAGGGCAGTCTCTCAGAAACTGCTTTAACTGTCTCAGAAGCCTACAAGAATTCCTTGCCACCTCAAGTTGGGAAAACATTTGATGCAAGCAGCTAG